From Streptomyces sp. NBC_00370, a single genomic window includes:
- a CDS encoding FAD-dependent monooxygenase, with the protein MPSSTDVLIVGAGPTGLALACALHSQGVDYVLVDRAASNAVHSRAAAVHARTLESLATIGAADALIERGRPGRSFTARDGERSVIHTPFDELDTPYPFVLAVPQQTTEEVLEERLVQLGGRVHRRTTVFALNELFPGMNALVSSEETGEVRALRARWVVGCDGVHSTVREQSGIPFTGHEKPHNFALIEFTMDWSGPEGEITFFFSPSGLLAVSRLEGDTYRAVALVDDDTPAPDERAVQALLESRGPSAAGAKVRELRMSSTWRVRHRLADTFGEGPVFLVGDAAHVHSPVGAQGMNTGLQDAFNLAWKLAAVARGEASPTLLRTYNAERRPMAQGLLAFAAQLHDISTMSDPDKIRMRNDVLGAAGQLPEVRAWLASRLAQLSVTYGGGEGPSPAVGDRMPPRPGMAPGLGWSLLVPSGAGLAAAEATAREIPVPVAVAEAAGLPHAVLVRPDGHVALTAPVALLAELPGRLREWLHRDRPTGV; encoded by the coding sequence TTGCCCAGCAGTACGGACGTGCTGATTGTCGGCGCGGGGCCGACCGGCCTGGCCCTGGCCTGCGCGCTGCACAGCCAGGGCGTGGATTACGTTCTGGTGGATCGGGCGGCAAGCAACGCCGTCCACTCGCGTGCGGCGGCCGTCCACGCCCGCACCCTTGAATCGCTCGCCACCATCGGAGCCGCCGACGCACTGATCGAGAGGGGGAGGCCGGGACGTTCCTTCACCGCACGGGACGGAGAGCGCAGTGTGATCCACACTCCCTTCGACGAACTGGACACGCCTTATCCCTTCGTCCTCGCGGTCCCGCAGCAGACCACCGAGGAGGTTCTCGAGGAACGGCTCGTCCAACTCGGCGGCAGGGTGCATCGGCGCACCACCGTGTTTGCCCTGAACGAACTGTTCCCCGGGATGAACGCACTGGTCAGCAGTGAAGAGACCGGCGAGGTACGAGCCCTGCGGGCGCGCTGGGTAGTGGGGTGCGACGGAGTGCACAGCACCGTCCGTGAGCAGTCCGGTATCCCGTTCACCGGCCACGAGAAGCCCCACAACTTCGCCCTCATCGAGTTCACCATGGACTGGTCCGGCCCTGAGGGGGAGATCACCTTCTTCTTCTCGCCGTCCGGTCTGCTTGCCGTCTCCCGACTGGAGGGAGATACCTACCGTGCCGTCGCACTCGTCGACGACGACACACCGGCGCCCGACGAGCGTGCGGTACAGGCCCTCCTGGAGTCCCGCGGCCCCAGCGCGGCGGGCGCCAAGGTCAGGGAGTTGCGGATGTCGTCCACGTGGCGGGTGCGCCATCGTCTCGCCGATACCTTCGGAGAGGGTCCTGTCTTCCTGGTCGGAGACGCCGCCCACGTGCACAGTCCGGTCGGCGCCCAAGGCATGAACACAGGACTTCAGGACGCTTTCAACCTGGCCTGGAAGCTCGCGGCCGTGGCCAGGGGAGAGGCCTCACCGACGCTCCTGCGCACGTACAACGCCGAACGGCGGCCCATGGCACAGGGGCTGCTCGCCTTCGCCGCCCAGCTCCACGACATCTCCACCATGAGCGACCCCGACAAGATCCGGATGCGCAACGACGTCCTCGGTGCCGCAGGACAACTGCCGGAGGTCCGCGCCTGGCTGGCGAGCCGCCTGGCCCAGCTCTCCGTCACCTACGGCGGCGGAGAAGGCCCGAGCCCGGCGGTGGGCGACCGCATGCCTCCCCGCCCCGGCATGGCTCCGGGGCTGGGCTGGTCCCTCCTTGTGCCGTCGGGCGCCGGCCTTGCCGCTGCCGAGGCCACGGCGAGAGAGATACCCGTCCCGGTCGCCGTGGCCGAGGCGGCCGGCCTTCCGCACGCCGTGCTCGTGCGCCCGGACGGTCATGTCGCACTGACTGCCCCCGTGGCCCTGCTGGCGGAGCTGCCAGGACGCCTGCGGGAGTGGCTCCACCGCGACCGGCCCACCGGCGTCTGA
- a CDS encoding aldo/keto reductase → MRYTLLGKTGLRISELALGTVTFGEDWGWGASLPTSRAILDRYAEAGGNFIDTADHYTGGTSERYLGDILKGRRDRFVVSTKYTLQTDPDDINSAGNHRKNLTASLEASLRRLGTDYIDLLWVHAHDTLTPVPEIMRTLDDQVRAGKVHYVGIANWPAWEVAQANTLAELRGWSPFVGLQIRYNLLERAPERELLPMARQFDIPVLAWGALSEGLLTGKYLTGGTGRLTVEPREHNSRPGTEAVVREVVTIAEEGGWSPAQVALAWLLHRPQTVIPILGATKEKQIEDSLGCVDVVLSADQLGRLDERSRIELGYPHDLMGDPVTLKDMYGRDWSNIVDRRTTVRRGVNDDAHFGAARSS, encoded by the coding sequence ATGCGTTACACCCTGCTGGGTAAGACAGGACTGCGGATCTCCGAACTCGCCCTGGGGACCGTCACATTCGGCGAGGACTGGGGATGGGGTGCGTCACTGCCGACAAGCCGGGCCATCCTCGACCGCTACGCCGAGGCCGGCGGGAATTTCATCGACACGGCGGACCACTACACCGGCGGCACCTCCGAGCGCTACCTGGGTGACATTCTGAAGGGCCGCCGGGACCGGTTCGTCGTGTCCACCAAGTACACCCTGCAGACCGACCCCGACGACATCAACTCGGCGGGCAACCACCGCAAGAACCTCACCGCCTCCCTGGAGGCCAGCCTGCGGCGACTGGGGACGGACTACATCGATCTGCTGTGGGTCCATGCCCATGACACCCTGACGCCGGTGCCCGAGATCATGCGCACCCTCGACGACCAGGTGCGGGCCGGCAAGGTCCACTACGTAGGCATCGCCAACTGGCCGGCCTGGGAGGTCGCCCAGGCGAACACCCTTGCCGAACTGCGCGGTTGGTCTCCGTTCGTCGGCCTGCAGATCCGCTACAACCTGCTGGAGCGGGCACCTGAGCGCGAACTGCTGCCGATGGCGCGGCAGTTCGACATCCCGGTACTGGCCTGGGGAGCCTTGTCGGAGGGTCTTCTCACCGGCAAATATCTCACCGGCGGGACGGGCCGGCTCACCGTCGAACCGCGCGAACACAACAGCCGTCCGGGCACCGAGGCCGTCGTCCGCGAGGTCGTGACAATCGCCGAGGAAGGCGGCTGGTCGCCTGCGCAGGTCGCACTCGCCTGGCTGTTGCACCGGCCGCAGACCGTCATTCCGATTCTGGGGGCCACCAAGGAGAAGCAGATCGAGGACTCCCTCGGGTGCGTCGACGTCGTACTCTCCGCCGACCAGCTGGGCCGTCTCGACGAGCGCAGCCGGATCGAACTCGGTTACCCCCACGACCTGATGGGCGATCCCGTCACCCTGAAGGACATGTACGGCCGCGACTGGAGCAACATCGTCGACCGACGCACCACGGTGCGTCGCGGCGTCAACGACGACGCCCACTTCGGTGCCGCACGCTCCAGCTGA
- a CDS encoding IS701 family transposase, with protein MSTSTAATTTRDALSDFAGDVFRSMSRVDQRRWAEVYLRGLLVVEGKKSVRRISEDVLSVPAHQSLQQFINQSPWEWEPVRAHIARYVSQGEPAKAWVLSRVAIPKRGDRSVGVERRFLPEAGRTVNCQIGLSVALAVPSGNIPVNWRLLMPSKWLADSALRESAYIPDDVRANVEWIDFVAMLDELESQWEVGRVPVVADLTHLAEVPEFVTELTARGIDFSFEVDGSLEVLDSAGQRRPARTVHAARSAFKRAGSALALGRWCGQASAPCGHRDTMKVVSSLVTLPGPTGSRGGQGPQVRLLTEVSPSGTAKHAWITNLSGHRVDDIIALSRLTQRSKENTRTMEHSFGLRDFEGRSYRGWHHHMTMVSAAYAFHRLADRRPSARPR; from the coding sequence ATGTCCACCAGTACGGCGGCGACGACCACCAGGGACGCCCTCTCCGACTTCGCAGGCGACGTCTTCCGCTCCATGTCCCGAGTGGACCAACGACGTTGGGCCGAGGTCTATCTGCGGGGCCTGCTTGTGGTCGAGGGCAAGAAATCAGTGCGCAGGATCTCCGAGGACGTCCTGTCCGTCCCTGCCCACCAGTCCCTCCAGCAGTTCATCAACCAGAGCCCGTGGGAGTGGGAGCCGGTTCGGGCCCACATCGCGCGCTACGTGAGCCAAGGGGAGCCCGCCAAGGCCTGGGTGCTGTCCCGGGTGGCCATACCCAAGCGCGGCGACCGTTCGGTCGGCGTGGAGCGGCGCTTCCTTCCCGAAGCCGGCCGCACGGTGAACTGCCAGATCGGCCTGTCGGTCGCCCTGGCCGTCCCGTCCGGGAACATTCCGGTCAACTGGCGACTGCTGATGCCGTCGAAGTGGCTCGCCGACAGCGCGTTGCGGGAGTCCGCGTACATACCGGACGACGTGCGGGCCAACGTCGAATGGATCGATTTCGTCGCCATGCTGGACGAACTGGAGTCTCAATGGGAGGTGGGCCGGGTCCCGGTGGTCGCGGATCTGACCCACCTCGCCGAGGTGCCCGAGTTCGTCACGGAACTCACCGCCAGGGGAATCGACTTCAGCTTCGAGGTCGACGGCTCGCTCGAAGTGCTCGACTCGGCAGGGCAGCGACGCCCGGCCCGTACCGTCCACGCTGCCCGCAGCGCCTTCAAGCGGGCCGGATCCGCCCTGGCCCTGGGCCGCTGGTGCGGTCAGGCGAGCGCACCCTGCGGCCACCGTGACACGATGAAGGTCGTCTCCAGCCTCGTGACGCTCCCCGGCCCGACAGGTTCCCGCGGCGGGCAGGGGCCTCAAGTCCGCCTGCTGACCGAGGTGTCGCCCTCCGGCACGGCGAAGCACGCGTGGATCACCAACCTCAGCGGACACCGTGTCGACGACATCATTGCCCTCAGCAGGCTCACGCAGCGGTCCAAGGAAAACACCCGGACCATGGAACACAGCTTCGGGCTGCGCGACTTCGAAGGCCGGTCCTACCGCGGCTGGCACCATCACATGACCATGGTCTCGGCGGCCTACGCCTTTCACCGGCTCGCCGACCGGCGGCCGTCCGCCCGGCCCAGGTAG
- a CDS encoding glycogen debranching protein, which translates to MVTSDLLPASARWHIAAGRAWPLGASPVPGGVNFAFHANGARAAWLVLMDAVDGTIVAELPFPEGGRFGTLFTATVRRLDTDRFHYGYRVAYTSGGLSPVLLDPYATELTGAGEWGQRPRYRSAVAPTDFDWGDDRPPRIPHGDLIIYETHVRGYTRHASAAVTSPGTYAGLREKIPYLRELGVNCVELLPVFEFDETDNTFVSPATGKPLRNFWGYNSVGFFAPKAGYASRTGQGDASRELKSLVKAMHAAGIAVILDVVYNHTAEGDHRGPTLSLRGLDESAYYLLDDAGRPLNLTATGNTVNCNHPVTRTLILDSLRHWATEYRVDGFRFDMAAILTRGTDGRPLSDPPLVEAIARDPALAHCVLIAEATDAAGVHQIGSFPAYGRWSEWNMRYRDAIRRFLLGRPGSAGEFATRLVGSPDLYRERGATASVNYITCHDGLTLADWTSYDHRHNEPNGEDGKDGIPDEESWNCGHEGPTDDPAVLRLRAQQARNALLLLLASHGVPMILAGDEFGRTQHGNNNTYGQDGPLGWVDWNHRVAHAGLLGFTRRAIALRHAHPVLRRTVHPDSRVAPGAPCPPVSWHGEEPWEPDWSEGSTLLAAMLHEDRDDAPADCVYLAVNAGGSERTVRLPEPPPGLRWHVFADTGSPAHQDGHEVGEEPLCGDTHWTLGAHASLLLVAGGV; encoded by the coding sequence ATGGTCACCAGCGATCTTCTCCCGGCCTCCGCCCGGTGGCACATCGCCGCCGGGCGGGCCTGGCCGCTCGGCGCGAGCCCCGTGCCCGGCGGCGTCAACTTCGCCTTCCACGCCAACGGCGCACGCGCCGCGTGGCTGGTGCTCATGGACGCGGTGGACGGCACTATCGTCGCCGAACTGCCGTTCCCCGAAGGCGGCCGGTTCGGCACGCTGTTCACCGCCACCGTGCGGCGACTGGACACCGACCGCTTCCATTACGGCTACCGCGTCGCGTACACCTCCGGCGGACTCTCGCCCGTCCTGCTCGACCCCTACGCCACGGAGTTGACCGGTGCGGGGGAGTGGGGCCAACGCCCCCGCTACCGGTCCGCCGTCGCCCCGACCGACTTCGACTGGGGCGACGACCGCCCGCCGCGCATTCCGCACGGCGACCTGATCATCTACGAGACACACGTGCGGGGGTACACCCGGCACGCCTCCGCCGCGGTGACCTCCCCGGGTACGTACGCCGGCCTGCGCGAAAAGATCCCGTACCTGAGGGAACTCGGCGTCAACTGCGTCGAGTTGCTGCCCGTCTTCGAGTTCGACGAGACGGACAACACGTTCGTGTCGCCGGCTACCGGCAAGCCACTGCGCAACTTCTGGGGCTACAACAGCGTCGGCTTCTTCGCGCCAAAAGCGGGCTACGCGTCGCGAACCGGCCAGGGAGACGCCTCCCGCGAGCTGAAGTCGCTGGTCAAAGCGATGCACGCGGCAGGCATCGCGGTCATTCTCGACGTCGTGTACAACCACACGGCCGAGGGCGACCACCGCGGCCCCACCCTGTCCCTGCGCGGCCTGGACGAGTCCGCCTACTACCTGCTGGACGACGCGGGCCGCCCCCTCAACCTCACCGCCACCGGCAACACCGTCAACTGCAACCACCCGGTGACCCGCACCCTCATCCTGGACAGCCTGCGCCACTGGGCCACCGAGTACCGCGTCGACGGCTTCCGGTTCGACATGGCGGCCATCCTCACCCGGGGGACCGACGGCCGGCCGCTGTCCGACCCACCGCTCGTCGAGGCCATCGCTCGCGACCCGGCCCTGGCTCACTGCGTGCTCATCGCCGAGGCAACGGACGCCGCCGGCGTCCACCAAATCGGCTCCTTCCCCGCCTACGGGCGGTGGAGCGAATGGAACATGCGCTACCGCGACGCCATCCGGCGCTTCCTCCTGGGCCGGCCCGGCTCGGCGGGAGAGTTCGCCACCCGGCTGGTCGGCTCACCCGACCTCTATCGGGAACGCGGCGCCACCGCCTCGGTCAACTACATCACCTGCCACGACGGGCTGACCCTGGCCGACTGGACCTCCTACGACCACCGCCACAACGAGCCCAACGGCGAGGACGGAAAGGACGGCATCCCGGACGAGGAGAGCTGGAACTGCGGACACGAAGGCCCCACCGACGACCCCGCCGTCCTGCGGCTGCGCGCCCAGCAGGCCCGCAACGCTCTCCTGTTGCTCCTGGCGAGTCACGGCGTGCCCATGATCCTGGCCGGCGACGAATTCGGACGCACCCAGCACGGCAACAACAACACCTACGGCCAGGACGGCCCGCTCGGCTGGGTCGACTGGAACCACCGCGTCGCGCATGCCGGGCTCCTCGGCTTCACCCGGCGCGCCATAGCGCTGCGCCACGCGCACCCGGTGCTCCGCCGCACCGTACATCCGGACAGCCGGGTCGCGCCCGGCGCGCCCTGCCCCCCGGTCAGCTGGCACGGGGAGGAGCCGTGGGAACCGGACTGGTCGGAGGGCTCGACGCTGCTCGCTGCGATGCTCCACGAGGACCGTGACGACGCTCCCGCGGACTGTGTCTACCTGGCGGTCAACGCGGGTGGCTCCGAACGGACCGTACGACTTCCCGAGCCGCCGCCCGGTCTGCGATGGCATGTCTTCGCCGACACCGGCTCCCCGGCCCACCAGGACGGACACGAGGTGGGTGAGGAACCCCTCTGCGGCGACACACACTGGACGCTGGGCGCCCACGCGAGCCTGCTGCTCGTCGCCGGGGGAGTGTGA
- a CDS encoding AGE family epimerase/isomerase gives MTTPASAKIPFSFSETTAGYVVERRGSELDLRTLDDRRVIVHLTDTTHGQRLRNLGEPYDDVSGHLHELLRPGTFLFCYGPVYPEAGGLRFQAAQLIFVGDEDGAGWPFERPGWWREQLARIADFYRRSQFGEAPVDFGDYRTVISGTGGKTEQHVQETDTISRMVYGMASAYMLTGDEKSLEVAEKGARYLHDHMRFVDPDEGVVYWYHGIDVTGGREHQLFASEFGDDYQAIPAYEQIYALVGLTQTYRLTGSPRILTDIDGTVRLFEKYFADRQLGGYYSHIDPVTLSAHHESLGPNRARKNWNSVGDHAPAYLFNLFLATGEKRYRDMLEHTFDMIVTHMPDDTSPFVQERFHADWTPDREWGWQRDRAVVGHNLKIAWNLMRMQGTLPKREYRALAEHIGSTMPGVGRDAQRGGWYDVLERRAQNGRHPFVWHDRKTWWQQEQAILAYLILAGSTNREDFLTHARESSAFYNAFFLDHDEGGVFFTVLAQGMPFLVGNERLKGSHAMAMYHKAELCFLAEVYTQLLINREPLDLYFCPEPGARFPDGLLRVAPDVFPSGHVVLDQVLIDGAPYHDFDAETMAVRLPASDQRLRVKARLRPVRH, from the coding sequence ATGACCACGCCCGCGTCCGCGAAGATCCCGTTCTCCTTCTCCGAAACCACCGCCGGCTACGTGGTCGAACGGCGCGGTTCCGAACTCGACCTCCGCACTCTCGACGACCGGCGGGTGATCGTCCACCTGACCGACACCACACACGGGCAGCGGCTGCGGAACCTGGGCGAGCCGTACGACGACGTCAGCGGCCACCTGCACGAGTTGCTGCGGCCCGGCACGTTCCTCTTCTGTTACGGGCCGGTGTACCCCGAAGCGGGCGGCCTGCGATTCCAGGCGGCACAACTGATCTTCGTCGGCGACGAGGACGGCGCCGGCTGGCCCTTCGAGCGCCCCGGCTGGTGGCGCGAGCAACTGGCCCGCATCGCGGACTTCTACCGGCGCTCCCAGTTCGGCGAGGCTCCCGTCGACTTCGGGGACTACCGGACGGTGATCAGCGGCACCGGAGGCAAGACCGAGCAGCACGTCCAGGAGACGGACACCATCTCCCGCATGGTCTACGGCATGGCCAGCGCATACATGCTGACCGGCGACGAGAAGTCTCTCGAAGTCGCCGAAAAGGGGGCACGCTACCTCCACGACCACATGCGCTTCGTCGACCCGGACGAAGGCGTCGTGTACTGGTACCACGGCATCGATGTCACGGGCGGCCGTGAACACCAGCTCTTCGCCTCCGAGTTCGGTGACGACTACCAAGCCATCCCCGCCTACGAGCAGATCTACGCCCTGGTCGGTCTCACCCAGACCTATCGCCTGACCGGCTCCCCGCGGATCCTCACGGACATCGACGGCACCGTCCGGCTGTTCGAGAAGTACTTCGCCGACCGGCAGTTGGGCGGGTACTACTCCCACATCGACCCGGTCACGCTCAGCGCCCACCACGAGAGTCTCGGTCCGAACCGCGCCCGGAAGAACTGGAACTCGGTCGGTGACCACGCGCCGGCCTATCTGTTCAACCTGTTCCTGGCGACCGGCGAAAAGCGCTACCGCGACATGCTTGAGCACACGTTCGACATGATCGTCACACACATGCCCGACGACACCAGCCCCTTCGTCCAGGAGAGGTTCCACGCGGACTGGACGCCGGACCGCGAGTGGGGCTGGCAGCGGGACCGCGCGGTGGTGGGCCACAACCTCAAGATCGCGTGGAACCTCATGCGGATGCAGGGCACGCTGCCCAAAAGGGAGTACCGGGCGCTGGCCGAGCACATCGGCAGCACCATGCCCGGCGTGGGCCGAGACGCGCAGCGCGGCGGCTGGTACGACGTGCTGGAGCGACGCGCACAGAACGGACGCCACCCCTTCGTCTGGCACGACCGCAAGACGTGGTGGCAGCAGGAGCAGGCGATCCTCGCCTACCTGATCCTGGCCGGCAGCACGAACCGGGAGGACTTCCTCACCCACGCACGGGAATCCTCCGCCTTCTACAACGCCTTCTTCCTCGACCACGACGAAGGCGGAGTCTTCTTCACCGTCCTGGCCCAAGGCATGCCGTTCCTCGTCGGCAACGAGCGGCTCAAGGGCAGCCATGCCATGGCCATGTACCACAAGGCCGAACTCTGCTTTCTGGCCGAGGTGTACACCCAGCTCCTGATCAACCGTGAACCGCTCGACCTGTACTTCTGCCCCGAACCCGGCGCCCGCTTCCCGGACGGCCTGCTGCGCGTCGCCCCCGACGTCTTCCCGTCGGGCCACGTCGTCCTGGACCAGGTGCTGATCGACGGGGCGCCCTACCACGACTTCGACGCCGAGACGATGGCGGTACGCCTGCCCGCGAGCGACCAACGGCTGCGGGTAAAGGCACGGCTGCGTCCGGTGCGACATTAA
- a CDS encoding VOC family protein: MAPQDTPSRPVAPTLMHVALVCADIDESLRFYRDGLGYTRIYEWSRSSEQDPPCRHIYEGRALYIELGGGTYLELFPGGRDDVDSLPGPLQHIALIVPSVDEAYANCLAAGGRPFPFDEWPGRPTSIVLNGEPETKARVAFVKGPSGELVELFELHTPVVAR, encoded by the coding sequence ATGGCACCGCAGGACACCCCGTCGCGTCCCGTCGCCCCGACACTGATGCACGTCGCCCTCGTGTGCGCCGACATCGACGAGTCGCTGCGCTTCTACCGGGACGGCCTCGGCTACACGCGTATCTACGAGTGGAGCAGGTCCTCCGAGCAGGACCCGCCCTGCCGGCACATCTACGAGGGCCGGGCCCTCTACATCGAACTCGGCGGTGGCACCTATCTGGAACTGTTCCCCGGCGGCCGCGACGACGTGGATTCCCTGCCCGGTCCCCTCCAGCACATCGCCCTGATCGTGCCCAGCGTCGACGAGGCGTACGCCAACTGCCTCGCGGCGGGAGGGCGGCCCTTCCCCTTCGACGAATGGCCCGGCCGGCCGACCAGCATCGTGCTCAACGGCGAGCCCGAGACGAAGGCCCGGGTCGCCTTCGTCAAGGGCCCCAGCGGAGAACTCGTAGAACTGTTCGAGCTGCACACCCCCGTAGTCGCCCGCTAG
- a CDS encoding STAS domain-containing protein has product MSFELSLGTAGSSTVVRMAGEDHDVETVRSVLDRAVRQVTRRLVIDVHDSDLLPSGAVRCLAVAGQQVPQSAEVVVEGASPALMSQLRLAGLDRSMTIVHREPNALATA; this is encoded by the coding sequence ATGAGCTTTGAGCTGAGTCTCGGGACCGCGGGCAGCAGCACCGTCGTACGTATGGCGGGCGAGGATCACGATGTCGAGACGGTGCGCTCGGTCCTGGACCGGGCCGTCCGGCAGGTCACCCGACGCCTGGTGATCGATGTGCACGACTCGGATCTCCTGCCGAGCGGCGCGGTGAGGTGCCTGGCTGTGGCCGGCCAGCAGGTGCCGCAGTCGGCCGAAGTGGTGGTCGAGGGAGCCTCACCGGCGCTCATGTCCCAGCTACGGCTGGCCGGCCTCGACCGTTCGATGACCATCGTCCACCGCGAGCCGAACGCGCTCGCCACCGCGTGA
- a CDS encoding LysR family transcriptional regulator, which produces MDIDTRLLRHFEELAREGNLTRTAKLLFITQPSLTKQIRKLETLMGVRLFSRSRHGMELTPAGAELATRLPELLADWDDLVHRTRGAARDTVRVLRVGFVASAANEDTQSILAEFAGRRPRWRVEMRQTQWSDPTAGLATGDVDVALLRLPFPGQERFRHEVLITEPRWIALPVGHRLAHQREVAFDDVLDEPFVAVPEESGWWRDYWLATEERRGRPVRIGTVARSPDEWLHAVAGGYGISLTPMATASFYQRPDVIYRPLTGVAPSDVGVVWPLNDQPPSAVHDFVESCIAVRAVRAPVLPAGNKGVDLPKSHRN; this is translated from the coding sequence ATGGATATCGATACGAGACTTCTACGTCACTTCGAGGAGCTGGCGCGGGAGGGAAACCTGACCCGCACCGCGAAACTGCTTTTCATCACGCAACCTTCGTTGACGAAACAAATAAGAAAACTTGAAACTCTCATGGGTGTGCGGCTGTTCAGCCGGAGCCGTCACGGAATGGAGTTGACTCCCGCCGGCGCGGAGCTCGCCACGCGGCTGCCGGAGCTCCTCGCGGACTGGGACGACCTGGTGCATCGCACACGTGGGGCGGCTCGTGACACCGTACGCGTCCTGCGGGTCGGCTTCGTGGCCAGCGCCGCCAACGAGGACACGCAGTCGATCCTCGCCGAGTTCGCCGGGCGACGACCGCGATGGCGGGTCGAGATGCGGCAGACGCAGTGGAGCGACCCCACCGCCGGTCTCGCCACGGGGGACGTCGACGTCGCGCTGCTGCGGCTGCCCTTCCCGGGGCAGGAGCGCTTCCGGCACGAAGTACTGATCACCGAGCCCCGCTGGATCGCCCTGCCGGTCGGTCATCGTCTCGCCCATCAGCGTGAAGTCGCCTTCGACGACGTACTCGACGAGCCCTTCGTCGCCGTCCCGGAGGAGTCCGGTTGGTGGCGCGACTACTGGCTCGCGACGGAGGAGCGCCGGGGCCGGCCTGTACGTATCGGCACGGTGGCGCGCAGTCCGGACGAATGGCTGCACGCGGTCGCCGGCGGCTACGGCATCAGCCTCACCCCCATGGCCACCGCCTCCTTCTACCAGCGGCCCGACGTCATCTACCGCCCGCTGACCGGGGTCGCGCCCAGCGACGTGGGGGTGGTCTGGCCGCTGAACGACCAACCCCCGTCCGCCGTCCATGATTTCGTTGAAAGCTGTATTGCAGTCCGGGCCGTACGCGCGCCGGTCTTACCGGCCGGAAACAAAGGCGTGGATCTTCCAAAGTCGCATCGGAATTGA
- a CDS encoding DJ-1/PfpI family protein: MPPSLVMPRPRLDGRRIGILVESDFVEEEISYYQHRFAEEGAEVVLLTRLWGNPSLTFTGHEQRAPLTVSGDLEELDYTELSRYSALLVPSGMVSDRLRFSEDVNTPAPAIDLMRRAFRLPRLLKAFSCHALSLLSAAPELIAGRPVTCHNNLVGDVRNMGAVYTNQDVVADNDLVTGRTVAECHLLARAVIELLDESAEQAARSVPEQEAA; the protein is encoded by the coding sequence ATGCCCCCCAGCCTCGTCATGCCGCGCCCACGACTGGACGGCCGGCGCATCGGGATCCTCGTCGAGAGCGACTTCGTGGAAGAGGAGATCTCCTACTACCAGCACCGGTTCGCGGAGGAGGGCGCCGAGGTCGTCCTGCTCACCAGGCTGTGGGGAAATCCCTCACTCACCTTCACCGGGCACGAGCAGCGCGCACCGCTCACCGTCAGCGGCGACCTCGAAGAGCTCGACTACACCGAACTCTCCCGTTACTCCGCCCTGCTGGTCCCCTCCGGCATGGTCTCCGACCGGCTCCGCTTCAGTGAGGACGTGAACACACCCGCGCCCGCGATCGACTTGATGCGCCGTGCCTTCCGACTGCCCAGGTTGCTCAAGGCGTTCTCCTGCCATGCGCTGTCACTGCTCTCGGCGGCCCCTGAGCTGATCGCCGGGCGCCCCGTCACCTGCCACAACAACCTGGTCGGCGACGTCCGCAACATGGGGGCCGTCTACACCAACCAGGACGTCGTCGCCGACAACGATCTGGTGACCGGACGCACGGTGGCCGAATGCCACCTCCTCGCCCGTGCCGTGATCGAACTCCTGGACGAGTCCGCCGAGCAGGCGGCGCGATCCGTGCCGGAACAGGAGGCGGCATGA